The genomic DNA GAATGAAACAGCCTGCTCGTAAAAAGGTGGAGTCTCCCCGTTCTCCGCGACGGCCCTCGACCAAGCAATTGGTGTCGTTCGAATACTTCGATCCCTCGGCAACCGTGGTGACACTCGTGGGGGATTTCAATCGATGGGACATGAAGGTCCGGCCGCTCAAGCGCGATGCGGGGGGCCTCTGGAAGGTCCGCGTGCAATTAGAGCCCGGTACGTATCAGTATAAGTTTGTCGTCGATGGAGTGCGCTGGGAAGAAGATCCGCTGAATCTGCATCGTGCCTATAATGAGCATGGCACGTTCAACTCGATCAGGAAGGTCGCACAACCACCTGTCAAGACGGGCGATAGGGGAGCTGGTACGGCGAAAGGAGATCATGGGCACAACAACGCAGGTTGAGGCGCCTCTGTCTCGGGTCGCGAGACGGAAGGCGAAAACGAATCAACGGTTGTTAGAGGTTGCGCGGAAACTCTTCTCCGAGAAAGGTATTTACTGGGGCAAGGTTGAAGATATTACGGAGATGGCCGACCTCGGGAAAGGAACGTTCTACAAGTATTTCGATTCGAAAGAGGCGATCATCCGTGCCCTGCTTGAGGAGGGGCTGAGCGAGTTGTTGGGACAAACGGAGCATGCCGTTGAACAGGCGTCTTCCAACTCAAAGATTTTATCGGCGATGATCGCGGCGAGGGTCGACTTTTTCCTGACGCAACCGGACTACTTGCTGTTCCTTCACCAGATTCGTGGGCTGATGCAGCTTCGGGTCGATTCCGCCCATGAGTTATGTGAAGTCTACGATATCCATCTTCGCCGCCTCGCACAATTGGTGAAGCCGGCCATCGGGACCAGCGGATCTATCAAAGCTCGTGATCTTGCGACGGCCATTGCTTCATACACGTCCGGGCTGCTGACGTACCACGCATTGTTTGAAGGATCGGACGCGATGACTCACCGGCGCGATCACTTTGTGGACATGCTCGAACGGAGTCTCCAGGCCCTGCTGAAAACCGGTAACGGATCATCCAAACCGGCTCGGAGCCGTCGGGGCTGAAGGTACAGAATAGCGGGAATGACCGAATAATAAAGGGGGGTACTCGATGGAGCGATATAGAGCAGAGGCAACCTTGATGAACAAGCATATGGCCATCATCGGAATCGTGGCCATTCTCGGCCTAGGGCTGAGCGGATGTGTCTCCAACGGAACACATGAGCAGACGTTGGCTGAGCTCGACAAGGCTCGGAAAGCGGCGGCTCAACAAGCCGAGGTCGACAAGAGCAGTCTGGCCGAGCAAGTGGCTCGCGTTGCCGATTTAGAGAAAGCCAAGGCGCTGGTCGGGAATGAATTACTGGCCGCCCAGACGGAGCTTTCGAGGACTCAGGCCGAGTTGGTCCGAGCGAGAGATGTGGCTGAACGGGAACAGGAGAGCAGCCGCCGGTTGCGGGATCAGGTGATCAAGGCTCAAGAGGAGAGCCGACAGGTCCAGAACTTGTCAGGAGAAGTCCGTCGCGAGCGCGATCAGCTCAAGACGAAAGCGGATGATCTAAATCGTCAACTTGAAACAGGTCGGCAGGACCTCGCCAACCGTGAGAATGCGTTGAGCGGGACAAAGGCTCGCGTGGCAGTCCTGGAGAAGCAGGAGCAGGATTTGACCGATGCCCTGAGTGCGGCGCGCGGAGATATCCGCAACCTGACGACCAAGCTTGAAGCCGAACATACTCAGGTGGCTACATTGCAGGAGGACAAGAAACGGTTGTTGGGAGGCACGACCACGGCACAAAGCGAAATTGCACGTTTGCAGAAACGGGCCGGTGAGTTGGAGACCGAGGCGATGCGGGCCAAAGATTTGGACAAGCAGGTGACGGAACGGAATCAGGAAATCGGCCTATTGCGACATTCCCTCGCCGATCGCGATGCCGTCGCTGCCGCCTTGGCCTCCCAAGGGGGTGAGCTCAAGAATACGAGACAGCGAGTGGATCAGCTCACCGCTGAATTGGCAACAATGAGCGGGGAGTCTGCCGCCTTCAAGCATGAACGAGACAATCTCGCCGGACAAGTCGCCAAGCTCGACGAGACGACTGCCTCCCTCAAAAAGAGTAAGGAGGAAGCCCTCGCCTCGCTCGAGACCCAGCAAGCAGCGCTGAAGCGCTTAGAGCAGGAAAAGGCAGCGAAGGATGCGGAGATCAAGCGTCTCGCGGGAACCTATGAGGATCTCGCAGCGTCGTTGCGGTCCGAGATTGCCCAAGGCGATATCAAAATCAAGCAGGTGCAGGATCGTTTGACGATCAACGTGGTGGATCGCATTCTCTTCGACTCCGGCAGCGCCAAGATCAAACCGGCAGGGCTCAAGGTGATGAAAACTGTCGGCGATGTCTTGAAGAAGATCACGGACAAGCAGATTCGCATCGAAGGCCATACCGACAACGTGCCGATCGGAGTGGGACTGAAAGACAGATTTGCTTCGAATTGGGAGCTGTCGACGGCGCGGGCCACTAGCGTGGTTCGCTACCTGATCGATGAAGGCGGCGTGGCTCCTGAATTCTTGACGGCGGCCGGACATGCAGACACGCAACCCGTTGTCGCCAACACCTCCGACGAGGGGCGCGCTCAAAATCGGCGGATCGAAATCGCCTTGTACCCGAAGGATCTGAGGAGTATTGCCGAGGGTATTCGCTAGATCGCAGTAACGGCGGGCAATGTGTCTGAAGGACCAGCCTGTGGATGTGGGCGAGAGCTTGGCGGCGAGCGGTAACATGCTCGCAAGAGAAATCGGAAGGAGCGGAGGATGAGGACCGTCATACAAGGGAAGCGCGTATTAGCCATTATCATGGCCGGTGGAAAAGGCTCACGGCTGATGCCGTTGACCGAGCTACGGAGCAAGCCGGCCGTGCCGTTTGGCGGGAAATACCGTATCGCGGACTTCGTCCTGAGCAACTTTTTGAATTCCGGGATCATGGCCATGTATGTGCTCGTACAGTATCGGTCGCAATCGCTGATCGAACATCTTCGGCGAGCCTGGCGGATCGGGGGACGGATCAAGCAGCATTTCATCACCGTCGTGCCCCCGCAAATGAAGGCCGGGGGCGGGTGGTATGAAGGGACGGCCGACGCGGTCTATCACAACCTCAATCTCATTCGGGACTTTGCGCCGGATTTGGTCGCAGTCTTCGGGGCGGACCACATCTATCGCATGGACATTAACCAGATGATCCAGTTCCACCAGGCGAAGAAGTCCGAGGTGACGGTGGCGGCGTTGCCGGTACCGCTGCATGCCGCTACGGGATTTGGGATTATTGAAACGGACCGTGACGGACGGGTTACCGGTTTTGAAGAGAAGCCCAAGCATCCGAAACCGATGGTCCAGGATCCTGAGCACGCCTATTCGTCGATGGGCAATTACCTCTTTGACGCCGAGCTGCTCATCAACGTGTTGGAGGAGGATGCCTCGAAGCCTGGATCGCATGATTTCGGCCGGGATATTATTCCTCACTTGATCAAGAGGAATCGTGTGATGGCCTACAACTTCCGCGATAACCTCGTGCCGGGAATCAAGCCCTATGAGGAGCCAGGCTATTGGCGGGACGTCGGGACGTTGGAGGCCTATTGGCAGGCGCATATGGACATGTTGGGCTCTGCGCCATTGTTTGATCTTCGTAACGAGGAATGGCCGATTCTGACCGATACCTTCGACGGCCCGACGGTGAGTTTCGCTCGCGCGACGATCGAGGATTCGTTGGTGGGACAAGGCAGTCTGGTGATCGATGCCAAGATCCGCCGTTCGGTCATCGGCAGGAATGTCCACATCGAGCACGGAGCCGAAATCGATGAATGTATCATCCTGGACGGATCCAGGATCGGCTCCAAGGCGCGTCTTCGCCGGGTCATCGCCGATCGCTATAACTTGATTCCACAGTCAGCAGAAATCGGATTCGTGCCCGACGAGGACCGGAAATCGTATCAGACGACGAAATCGGGGTTGGTCATTCTTCCGCGAGGCCAGTCTGACGGCAAGGGTGGCTTCCGCACACCAGTTTCTTCATAGAGGCGCGCATGCAACAGACCACCCATCCTCGCATTCCCGTTTCGACCTATCGGATTCAACTGAACAAGACCTTCACGTTTCGCGATGTGGCGAAGATCGTGCCGTACCTGCACGATCTCGGGATTACGGATCTCTATTGCTCGCCCTATTTCACGGCGGTGCCCGGTAGCATGCATGGCTACGACATCGTCGATCCGACCACCCTGAATCCTGAAATCGGGACCGAAGAAGATTATCGCGCGATGGTCAGTGAGTTGCACCTGCGTGGAATGGGTCAGCTCTTGGATGTGGTTCCGAATCACATGGGGATCACGCAGCAGCTCAATGGCTGGTGGCAGGATGTGCTTGAAAACGGGCCGAGCTCTCCCTATGCGTCGTTTTTCGATATCGATTGGGATCCGCTGAAGCTGGAGTTGCGGGAAAAGGTCCTGCTCCCGATTCTCGGAGATCAGTATGGCGTCGTGCTGGAAAATCAAGAACTGCAATTGGTCTATCAGGATGGGCGGTTTATCGTGCAGTACTACGACCATTGCCTGCCGGTCGCCCCAAAGCCGTCCGCGTTGATTCTGGCGCATCGGCTGCCAGCGCTGACTCAGGAGCTGGGCGTCAACGATTCGCATGTGATGGAACTGGAGAGCCTCATCACGGCATTGAAACACTTACCGTCTCGACAGGATCGGGCTCCCGATGCGGTCGCCGAACGTTATCGCGAAAAAGAAATCATCAAGCGCCGCTTGAGTGCGCTGGTTTCCGGCAGCGAGCCGATTCGGGTATTTCTCCATGAAAACGTGCGCGTGATCAATGGCACGAAGGGGGATCCTCGAAGTTTCGACCTGCTGGATCAGATGCTGAACGACCAGGCGTATCGGCTCGCGTACTGGCGGGTTGCGGCGGAAGAAATCAACTATCGACGATTTTTTGATATCAACGAGTTGGCCGCAATCCGCATGGAGATCCCGGCGGTCTTCGAAGAGACGCATAAGCTCATTTTGCGATTGGTCAAGGATGGCGCGGTCACGGGGCTTCGCATCGATCATGTCGATGGGCTGTACGATCCGGCCGATTATTTACAGAAACTACAACATTGGGCTCGAAAAGAATTGCCACTCACGTCCGAGTCCACCAACAGGCCGTTGTACGTGCTGGTCGAAAAGATTCTCGGCGTCAATGAACAAATCCCGGATAATTGGCCGGTCTTCGGCACGACCGGCTATGATTTTCTTGGCTGGCTGAATGCGCTGTTCGTGGATCGTACTTACGAACGAGCATTCGATGCCATCTATACCCGGTTTATCGGGAGAGACAAACCCTTTGACGAACTCACGTATCGATGTAAGCAGCTGATCATGCAGGCCTCCATGGCCAGTGAGCTCAGTGTGCTGGGCCATCAATTGGATCGATTGTCCGAACGGGACCGCCGGTCGCGGGATTTCACGCTGAATAGCTTGACCCACGCGATTCAGGAGATTATTGCCTGTTTCCCCGTGTATCGCACCTATATAACGGGAGCCCCGGACGGGATCCTCGACCGGGACCGGATATTCGTGTGGCAGGCGGTGACCCAGGCGAAACGACGGAATCCAGCCGTGAGCGGCTTGGTCTTCGACTTCGTGAGGGATCTCCTGTTGAAACCATCGGACCAGACTGAGTCGGACCGGGAAGGCCGGTTGAAGTTCGTGACGAAATTCCAGCAGATGACCAGCCCCGTCACGGCCAAGGGCATTGAGGACACGGCGTTCTATCGCTACCACCGGTTCATTTCGCTGAACGAAGTCGGATCCAATCCCCAGCAATTCGGCATCACGCCTTCGCTCGTGCATCATCAATGGATCGCACGGCAGGAGCACCGGTCCACTTCGCTCTCGACAACCTCGACACACGATACCAAACGTAGCGAAGACGTTCGGGCACGGCTCAACGTGCTCTCAGAGATTCCGAAGCGCTGGAAGCATCATGTGATGCGCTGGCAGAAACTGAACCGGCGCTTCAAGAAGCCAGCCAGCGGCCACGAATCGGTGCCAGGCCGCAACGAAGAATATCTCCTATACCAGACCGTACTCGGAGTGTGGCCACTCGAACCCATGAATGAACAGGCGTATGCTCGATTCGTGGATCGCATCCAGGTCTACATGAATAAAGCGGTCAAGGAGGCGAAGGAGCATACCAGTTGGGTCAGTCCGGATGGCGAGTACGAAGAGGCGCTCAAGCAGTTTATTGCCAAGGTGTTGGACCGTTCGTCGTCGAATGCCTTTCTGGACGACTTTCTTCCCTTTCAAGAAGACGTCGCCCAATACGGTCTCTATAACTCTTTGTCGCAAGTACTCGCGAAGATCGCCGCGCCTGGTGTGCCAGATCTCTACCAGGGTTCGGAGTTGTGGGACTTCAGCCTGGTCGATCCAGATAACCGGAAGCCGGTCGATTTTGCGGAGCGAGCAAGGCTATTGGCTGAACTGAACAAGGCCTCGGCAACCGCATCAGGCCGTATGGCGGTCATTGAGGATCTGTTTGCCCAACGCGCCGACGGTCGGATCAAGCTGTTTTTTGCCGCAGAGGCGCTGCGCTATCGGCGGGACCACCGCGCGCTGTTTCTGTCAGGTGAGTATGTCCCGCTGGAGGCATCGGGAGATAAGAGCGAGCATCTGTTCGCGTTTGCCCGTATTCACGGCGAGGAGTCGATCGTGACCGTCATCCCTCGCTTGTTGACCAGGGTGATCCCGGATGTCTCTGTCCCTCCTCTCGGAGCAGCGGTATGGGGAGAGACGTGGTTGCCGGTGCCGGCTGTGCGGGAGGGTACGAACTTTCACGATATTTTTACCGGAGCGGTGCTGAGTACGATCACACGCGACGAGCGCCAGGTATTGCCGGTGAGCGAGATTCTTTTACGCAGTCCTGTGGCCTGGCTGGAAAGGATGTCATGACACAGTGGCTCGGCGATGATCGGGAGAAGATGCTGTGGCTAGGTGGAGAGGCCCATGTTCGTTCTTATGACGTCAGACCGACACTCTCATTTCTGCGTCGGTGGCTGACGTTGGAGGCCCTGCCTCTGTTGGCAGGAACTGCGGCAGCCGGAATCGCTCTCGGAAGTCTCGGCACGGTCGGCATGATGAAGGCGAAGCAAGAGCCCT from Nitrospirota bacterium includes the following:
- a CDS encoding TetR/AcrR family transcriptional regulator, coding for MGTTTQVEAPLSRVARRKAKTNQRLLEVARKLFSEKGIYWGKVEDITEMADLGKGTFYKYFDSKEAIIRALLEEGLSELLGQTEHAVEQASSNSKILSAMIAARVDFFLTQPDYLLFLHQIRGLMQLRVDSAHELCEVYDIHLRRLAQLVKPAIGTSGSIKARDLATAIASYTSGLLTYHALFEGSDAMTHRRDHFVDMLERSLQALLKTGNGSSKPARSRRG
- a CDS encoding OmpA family protein, translated to MERYRAEATLMNKHMAIIGIVAILGLGLSGCVSNGTHEQTLAELDKARKAAAQQAEVDKSSLAEQVARVADLEKAKALVGNELLAAQTELSRTQAELVRARDVAEREQESSRRLRDQVIKAQEESRQVQNLSGEVRRERDQLKTKADDLNRQLETGRQDLANRENALSGTKARVAVLEKQEQDLTDALSAARGDIRNLTTKLEAEHTQVATLQEDKKRLLGGTTTAQSEIARLQKRAGELETEAMRAKDLDKQVTERNQEIGLLRHSLADRDAVAAALASQGGELKNTRQRVDQLTAELATMSGESAAFKHERDNLAGQVAKLDETTASLKKSKEEALASLETQQAALKRLEQEKAAKDAEIKRLAGTYEDLAASLRSEIAQGDIKIKQVQDRLTINVVDRILFDSGSAKIKPAGLKVMKTVGDVLKKITDKQIRIEGHTDNVPIGVGLKDRFASNWELSTARATSVVRYLIDEGGVAPEFLTAAGHADTQPVVANTSDEGRAQNRRIEIALYPKDLRSIAEGIR
- a CDS encoding isoamylase early set domain-containing protein, encoding MKQPARKKVESPRSPRRPSTKQLVSFEYFDPSATVVTLVGDFNRWDMKVRPLKRDAGGLWKVRVQLEPGTYQYKFVVDGVRWEEDPLNLHRAYNEHGTFNSIRKVAQPPVKTGDRGAGTAKGDHGHNNAG
- the glgC gene encoding glucose-1-phosphate adenylyltransferase, producing the protein MRTVIQGKRVLAIIMAGGKGSRLMPLTELRSKPAVPFGGKYRIADFVLSNFLNSGIMAMYVLVQYRSQSLIEHLRRAWRIGGRIKQHFITVVPPQMKAGGGWYEGTADAVYHNLNLIRDFAPDLVAVFGADHIYRMDINQMIQFHQAKKSEVTVAALPVPLHAATGFGIIETDRDGRVTGFEEKPKHPKPMVQDPEHAYSSMGNYLFDAELLINVLEEDASKPGSHDFGRDIIPHLIKRNRVMAYNFRDNLVPGIKPYEEPGYWRDVGTLEAYWQAHMDMLGSAPLFDLRNEEWPILTDTFDGPTVSFARATIEDSLVGQGSLVIDAKIRRSVIGRNVHIEHGAEIDECIILDGSRIGSKARLRRVIADRYNLIPQSAEIGFVPDEDRKSYQTTKSGLVILPRGQSDGKGGFRTPVSS
- the treY gene encoding malto-oligosyltrehalose synthase, with translation MQQTTHPRIPVSTYRIQLNKTFTFRDVAKIVPYLHDLGITDLYCSPYFTAVPGSMHGYDIVDPTTLNPEIGTEEDYRAMVSELHLRGMGQLLDVVPNHMGITQQLNGWWQDVLENGPSSPYASFFDIDWDPLKLELREKVLLPILGDQYGVVLENQELQLVYQDGRFIVQYYDHCLPVAPKPSALILAHRLPALTQELGVNDSHVMELESLITALKHLPSRQDRAPDAVAERYREKEIIKRRLSALVSGSEPIRVFLHENVRVINGTKGDPRSFDLLDQMLNDQAYRLAYWRVAAEEINYRRFFDINELAAIRMEIPAVFEETHKLILRLVKDGAVTGLRIDHVDGLYDPADYLQKLQHWARKELPLTSESTNRPLYVLVEKILGVNEQIPDNWPVFGTTGYDFLGWLNALFVDRTYERAFDAIYTRFIGRDKPFDELTYRCKQLIMQASMASELSVLGHQLDRLSERDRRSRDFTLNSLTHAIQEIIACFPVYRTYITGAPDGILDRDRIFVWQAVTQAKRRNPAVSGLVFDFVRDLLLKPSDQTESDREGRLKFVTKFQQMTSPVTAKGIEDTAFYRYHRFISLNEVGSNPQQFGITPSLVHHQWIARQEHRSTSLSTTSTHDTKRSEDVRARLNVLSEIPKRWKHHVMRWQKLNRRFKKPASGHESVPGRNEEYLLYQTVLGVWPLEPMNEQAYARFVDRIQVYMNKAVKEAKEHTSWVSPDGEYEEALKQFIAKVLDRSSSNAFLDDFLPFQEDVAQYGLYNSLSQVLAKIAAPGVPDLYQGSELWDFSLVDPDNRKPVDFAERARLLAELNKASATASGRMAVIEDLFAQRADGRIKLFFAAEALRYRRDHRALFLSGEYVPLEASGDKSEHLFAFARIHGEESIVTVIPRLLTRVIPDVSVPPLGAAVWGETWLPVPAVREGTNFHDIFTGAVLSTITRDERQVLPVSEILLRSPVAWLERMS